A genome region from Desulfonatronum thiosulfatophilum includes the following:
- a CDS encoding L-lactate permease gives MSVGVLALIAALPIALALVLMVGFRWPATKAMPLAWLVTAVAGVGIWNLPVGYIAALSIQGVITAIGILIIVFGAILILYTLRDSGGMETIQCGMQGISPDMRVQAIIIGYLFAAFIEGAAGFGTPAALAAPLLLALGFPPLAAAVICLVFNSFPVSFGAVGTPVIIGLTFLRDLVGDAVATGAVGVNFTSYESFGMLIGQWATLMHLPMIFILPIFMLGFISRYFGPKRSWSDGFAAWKFCVFAAVAFTIPYLIFAWLLGPEFPSLIGGLVGLGVVVWGAKRGIAVPKEVWTFGSQKNWDPEWTGTVKTSAEDCKFEARMSQFKAWLPYVLIGVILVLTRIEQLGLKAWLSSQTIAWRGILGYESVSGAVAYLYLPGTIPFMLVAILTIFIHGMPADKVKAAWVDSIKRMKNPAIALFFAVALVSIFRGSGIGDLALNPNAYPSMPLAMAKALSELVGQGWPMFASFIGGLGAFITGSNTVSNLLFAEFQWGMATQLDLPRQLIVAAQVVGGAMGNMVCIHNIVAVCAVVGLSGQEGAILRRTFWPFLLYGVVVGIMVTLMIYLLPANLF, from the coding sequence ATGTCCGTTGGAGTCCTGGCGTTAATCGCCGCACTTCCCATTGCTCTCGCTCTGGTGCTCATGGTCGGCTTTCGCTGGCCCGCCACCAAAGCCATGCCCCTGGCGTGGCTGGTCACCGCCGTCGCCGGCGTCGGCATCTGGAACCTTCCGGTCGGATACATCGCCGCCCTGTCCATCCAGGGCGTGATCACGGCCATCGGCATCTTGATCATCGTCTTTGGCGCAATTCTGATTCTGTACACCTTGCGCGACTCCGGGGGAATGGAAACCATCCAATGCGGGATGCAAGGCATCTCTCCCGACATGCGAGTCCAGGCCATCATCATCGGCTACCTCTTCGCGGCCTTCATCGAAGGCGCCGCGGGTTTTGGAACACCAGCCGCTCTGGCCGCCCCGCTGCTCCTGGCCCTTGGCTTCCCCCCCTTGGCCGCGGCCGTCATCTGTCTGGTCTTCAACTCCTTTCCCGTTTCTTTCGGCGCAGTCGGCACCCCGGTCATCATCGGTCTTACCTTCTTGCGTGACCTGGTCGGCGACGCCGTAGCCACTGGGGCCGTGGGAGTGAACTTCACCAGCTACGAATCCTTCGGCATGCTGATCGGACAGTGGGCGACCCTGATGCACCTGCCCATGATTTTTATCCTGCCCATTTTCATGCTCGGCTTCATTTCCCGTTATTTCGGACCGAAACGTTCCTGGTCCGACGGCTTCGCTGCTTGGAAATTCTGCGTTTTCGCCGCTGTCGCCTTCACCATTCCTTACCTGATTTTTGCCTGGCTGCTGGGACCGGAGTTCCCCTCGCTGATCGGCGGACTTGTCGGCCTCGGCGTTGTGGTCTGGGGCGCCAAGAGAGGCATTGCCGTGCCCAAGGAAGTCTGGACTTTTGGTTCTCAGAAGAACTGGGATCCCGAATGGACCGGCACGGTGAAAACCAGCGCCGAGGATTGCAAGTTTGAAGCGCGGATGAGCCAGTTCAAGGCATGGCTGCCCTACGTGCTCATCGGCGTCATCCTGGTACTCACCCGCATCGAGCAGCTGGGGCTCAAGGCCTGGCTTTCCTCCCAGACCATCGCATGGCGAGGCATCCTGGGCTATGAATCCGTCAGCGGCGCCGTTGCCTATCTCTATCTCCCCGGCACCATCCCGTTCATGCTTGTCGCCATCCTGACCATCTTCATCCACGGCATGCCCGCAGACAAGGTCAAGGCAGCCTGGGTGGACTCCATCAAGCGGATGAAAAATCCGGCCATCGCCCTGTTCTTTGCCGTGGCTCTGGTCTCCATCTTCCGCGGCTCCGGCATCGGCGACCTAGCTCTGAACCCCAATGCCTATCCCTCCATGCCGCTGGCCATGGCCAAGGCGCTGTCCGAGTTGGTTGGACAGGGCTGGCCCATGTTCGCCTCCTTTATCGGCGGCCTGGGTGCGTTCATCACCGGATCGAACACGGTTTCCAACCTGCTCTTCGCTGAATTTCAGTGGGGCATGGCCACACAGCTCGACCTGCCGCGCCAGCTCATCGTCGCGGCCCAGGTCGTGGGCGGCGCCATGGGCAACATGGTCTGCATCCACAACATCGTGGCCGTCTGCGCGGTGGTCGGCCTCTCCGGTCAGGAAGGCGCGATTCTGCGCCGTACCTTCTGGCCCTTCCTGCTGTATGGCGTGGTTGTGGGCATCATGGTTACACTGATGATTTATCTGCTCCCGGCCAACCTTTTCTAG
- a CDS encoding (Fe-S)-binding protein, giving the protein MADIKKLVSMLKELDDLLTGCMRCGMCQAQCPVFAQTGRETDVTRGKLALLSGLSDEILKDPVAVNEKLQRCLLCGTCEANCPSGVKVTDIFLRARAILSGYLGLPPAQRLIFRRLLTNPKLMNNLLSLGASMQSIFTKEADGVIGTSCARFNAPLIADRHFKKLAAKPFHTLVPRQDTPPGKPGLRVAFFPGCVTDKVFPQVGEAVLKIMKHHDIGVYMPPNQACCGIPALSSGEPESFDKLVRQNLDLFAKSKWDYLITPCATCTATIAELWPKYYGDKMDTVRVQELAAKVMDVSQFLTDVLKITPVQASAESAKVAYHDPCHLRNTLKVTAQPRNVLTAGGKYVTAELPGGPSCCGSGGSFNIKHYKLSDVIGRKKAESIAATGAKIAATSCPACMLQLADMLSKTGHSIPVKHVAELYAETL; this is encoded by the coding sequence ATGGCCGATATCAAAAAACTTGTATCCATGCTCAAGGAGCTGGACGATCTGCTCACCGGATGTATGCGTTGCGGCATGTGTCAGGCCCAGTGCCCCGTGTTTGCTCAGACCGGTCGGGAAACCGACGTCACCCGCGGCAAACTGGCCCTGCTTTCCGGGCTTTCGGATGAAATCCTTAAGGATCCCGTGGCGGTCAATGAAAAGCTGCAACGCTGCCTGCTCTGCGGCACCTGCGAAGCCAACTGCCCCTCCGGAGTCAAGGTAACGGACATTTTTCTGCGCGCCCGAGCCATCCTTTCCGGCTACCTGGGCCTGCCCCCGGCCCAGCGGCTGATTTTCCGCAGACTGCTGACCAATCCCAAGCTGATGAACAATCTCCTTTCCTTGGGCGCCTCCATGCAAAGCATCTTCACCAAGGAGGCGGACGGAGTCATCGGTACGTCCTGCGCCCGGTTCAATGCCCCGCTTATCGCGGACAGGCATTTCAAAAAACTGGCCGCCAAGCCGTTTCATACCCTGGTTCCCAGACAGGATACGCCTCCCGGCAAACCTGGACTGCGGGTTGCTTTTTTTCCTGGATGCGTCACGGACAAGGTCTTCCCCCAGGTTGGAGAGGCCGTGTTGAAGATCATGAAACACCACGACATCGGCGTGTACATGCCGCCCAATCAGGCCTGCTGCGGCATTCCCGCCCTGTCCAGCGGGGAGCCGGAGAGCTTTGACAAGCTGGTCCGGCAGAATCTAGACCTTTTTGCCAAGAGCAAATGGGACTATCTGATCACCCCATGTGCCACCTGTACCGCGACCATTGCCGAACTTTGGCCCAAATACTACGGCGATAAAATGGACACCGTCCGGGTTCAGGAACTTGCGGCAAAAGTCATGGACGTCAGCCAATTCCTGACCGACGTGCTGAAAATCACCCCGGTTCAGGCCTCTGCGGAATCGGCCAAGGTCGCCTACCATGACCCATGCCATCTGCGGAACACGCTGAAGGTCACGGCCCAGCCCCGCAATGTTCTGACTGCAGGCGGCAAGTACGTGACGGCGGAACTTCCGGGCGGTCCCTCCTGTTGCGGCTCCGGCGGGAGTTTCAACATCAAGCACTACAAACTCTCCGACGTCATCGGCCGCAAAAAGGCCGAGAGCATTGCCGCCACCGGAGCCAAAATCGCCGCTACCAGCTGTCCCGCCTGCATGCTCCAGCTTGCGGACATGCTCTCCAAGACCGGCCATTCGATTCCGGTGAAGCATGTCGCGGAATTGTACGCGGAAACGTTGTAG
- a CDS encoding acetate kinase — protein MKILVLNSGSSSVKYQLLDMKNQTVLASGLVERIGEPTGLVRHKRRPSTDQEQTFTEEMPIQDHATGLARVVELITGKDTGVISAVSEINAIGHRIVHGGESFSTPTLIDEAVIEGIKAQIPLAPLHNPGGLAGIETAQRLLPGVPNVAVFDTAFHQTMAPEAYRYAIPKSLYTELKIRRYGFHGTSHLYVAKQCARLLAKPFAETSCVTVHLGNGCSMAAIKNGKCIDTSMGLTPLAGLVMGTRSGDVDPALHAFLADNKNLSIREIDTILNKQSGLKGMCGHNDMRDIHDLIAQGDEDAQLALRVFCRRVTQYIGQYLALLDGTDAVCFTAGIGENDHVVRRLSCATLSGVGAILDTHLNAEAPRGKAVEISASNSRVKIFIIPTNEELEIATQTLEVLG, from the coding sequence ATGAAAATACTCGTCCTCAACTCCGGCAGTTCCTCGGTCAAGTACCAGCTCCTGGACATGAAGAATCAAACCGTTCTGGCCTCCGGCCTGGTGGAGCGGATCGGCGAACCGACCGGCTTGGTCAGGCACAAGCGTCGCCCGTCCACTGACCAGGAACAAACGTTCACTGAAGAGATGCCCATTCAGGATCACGCCACTGGCTTGGCGCGGGTCGTGGAATTGATTACCGGTAAAGATACCGGAGTCATTTCCGCAGTTTCCGAGATTAACGCCATAGGCCACCGCATCGTCCACGGCGGCGAGTCTTTCAGTACCCCGACCTTGATCGACGAGGCGGTCATCGAGGGCATCAAGGCCCAGATTCCGCTTGCCCCTCTGCACAACCCCGGGGGATTGGCCGGCATCGAGACCGCTCAGCGCCTTTTGCCCGGAGTACCTAACGTGGCGGTCTTCGATACGGCCTTTCATCAGACCATGGCTCCGGAGGCCTACCGGTATGCCATCCCCAAATCCCTCTACACCGAATTGAAGATCCGGCGCTACGGATTTCACGGCACGTCGCATCTGTACGTGGCCAAGCAATGCGCACGTCTTCTGGCCAAACCCTTCGCGGAAACGAGCTGTGTGACCGTGCACTTGGGCAACGGCTGCTCCATGGCCGCGATAAAAAACGGCAAATGCATCGATACCAGCATGGGCCTGACGCCTTTGGCCGGGCTGGTCATGGGCACCCGCTCCGGGGATGTCGATCCGGCTTTGCATGCCTTTCTCGCGGACAACAAGAACCTGTCCATTCGCGAGATCGACACCATCCTGAACAAGCAGAGCGGGTTGAAAGGCATGTGCGGCCACAACGACATGCGCGACATCCATGACCTGATCGCCCAGGGAGACGAAGATGCTCAACTGGCGCTGCGGGTGTTCTGCCGGCGCGTCACCCAGTACATCGGGCAGTATCTCGCCTTGCTGGACGGCACGGACGCCGTCTGTTTCACCGCGGGCATCGGCGAAAACGACCATGTGGTCCGCCGTCTGTCCTGCGCCACCCTCTCCGGAGTCGGCGCAATCCTCGACACCCACCTCAACGCCGAGGCTCCTCGTGGAAAGGCGGTGGAAATCAGCGCATCGAACAGCCGGGTAAAAATCTTCATCATCCCCACCAACGAAGAGTTGGAAATTGCCACTCAAACCTTGGAGGTGCTGGGGTAG
- the pta gene encoding phosphate acetyltransferase: MAKNLYVINTESRSGKSAICLGLMQMLMRNIRRVGFFRPIISVQGNGKRDHDTNLILSQFHLNETYQDAFAYSLEQARDLINQGEHAVLMENILAKYKALETRFDFILCEGSDFIGGDSAFEFDINAEVAANLGSPVILVANGQNKTPKQIVAQTQIAIDTFTDKGLDVLATIVNRAEEVNKQEIIGGLRCKYRLHEECLTYVIPEVPSLGKPTISDVKKWLDAEVVIGQELLDVQIDDYVVAAMQVNNFLEYVSKNSLVITPGDRSDILLGCIATRQSQTYPEVAGIVLTGGIKPPSSIMKLLEGWTGVPMPILAVQGHTYKITRILMEMYGRIEPEDQKKIATALGSFEEHVDTAQLLQRLEAKKSTKITPIMFEYSLIEKAKADRRHIVLPEGSSTRILQAADILLRRSIVDLTILGNPDSIRAKAAQMGLVLDKAEFIEPSSSELFDEYWQTYYEMRKSKGMTQEVAHDTMAEVTYYGTMMVQKGHADGMVSGSITTTQQTIRPALQFIKTRPGISLVSSVFFMCMSDRVLVFGDCAVNPNPTAKELAEIAVASAETGIQFGVEPRVAMLSYSTGESGTGLEVEKVREATIIAKQMAPNLLIEGPIQYDAAYDPDVAMTKMPDSLVAGRATVFIFPDLNTGNNTYKAVQRAANAVAIGPVLQGLNKPVNDLSRGCTVPDIVNTVAITAIQAQHALKAKTE; this comes from the coding sequence ATGGCCAAAAATCTCTACGTCATCAATACGGAGTCCCGCAGCGGCAAGTCGGCCATTTGTCTTGGCCTGATGCAGATGCTGATGCGCAACATCCGACGCGTTGGTTTTTTTCGGCCGATCATCAGCGTTCAGGGCAACGGCAAGCGCGATCACGATACCAACCTGATCCTATCGCAGTTTCATCTCAACGAAACTTATCAGGATGCGTTCGCATACTCGCTGGAGCAAGCCAGAGATCTGATCAACCAGGGCGAACACGCCGTGCTGATGGAAAACATCCTGGCCAAGTATAAAGCCCTTGAGACCCGCTTCGACTTCATCTTGTGTGAAGGCTCGGACTTCATCGGCGGCGATTCGGCCTTTGAATTCGACATCAACGCGGAAGTCGCGGCCAACCTCGGCTCTCCGGTCATTCTCGTGGCCAACGGGCAGAACAAAACTCCGAAGCAGATTGTCGCCCAGACCCAGATCGCCATCGACACCTTTACTGATAAAGGTCTGGACGTTTTGGCGACCATCGTCAATCGCGCCGAAGAGGTGAACAAGCAGGAGATCATCGGCGGCCTTCGGTGCAAGTACCGATTGCATGAGGAATGCCTGACGTACGTCATTCCCGAAGTGCCGTCCCTGGGCAAACCCACCATCAGCGACGTCAAGAAATGGCTGGATGCCGAAGTGGTAATCGGACAGGAACTGCTGGACGTTCAGATTGACGATTACGTCGTCGCGGCGATGCAGGTGAACAACTTCCTTGAGTATGTCTCCAAAAACTCCCTGGTCATTACACCCGGCGACCGATCAGACATTCTCCTGGGTTGCATTGCCACGCGGCAGTCCCAGACATATCCGGAAGTGGCCGGTATCGTCCTGACTGGAGGCATTAAGCCGCCTTCATCGATCATGAAGCTTTTGGAAGGCTGGACAGGCGTGCCCATGCCGATCCTGGCAGTCCAGGGACATACCTACAAGATCACGCGGATCCTCATGGAAATGTACGGTCGAATCGAACCGGAAGACCAGAAAAAAATCGCAACGGCTCTGGGCTCCTTCGAGGAACATGTGGACACCGCTCAACTGTTGCAACGCCTGGAAGCCAAAAAGTCCACCAAAATCACCCCGATCATGTTCGAATACAGTTTGATCGAAAAGGCCAAGGCCGACCGGCGTCACATCGTCCTTCCCGAAGGCTCTTCAACTCGAATTCTTCAGGCCGCGGACATTCTGCTGCGACGCAGCATCGTGGACCTGACCATTCTGGGCAACCCGGATTCAATTCGGGCCAAGGCGGCCCAAATGGGGCTGGTTTTGGACAAGGCCGAGTTCATCGAACCCTCTTCTTCAGAACTGTTCGACGAGTACTGGCAAACCTACTACGAGATGCGCAAGTCCAAAGGCATGACTCAGGAAGTGGCGCACGACACAATGGCCGAGGTCACCTATTACGGAACAATGATGGTCCAGAAAGGACATGCCGACGGCATGGTTTCCGGCTCCATCACCACAACCCAGCAAACCATCCGCCCGGCTCTGCAGTTCATCAAGACCAGGCCCGGCATCTCCCTGGTATCCTCGGTCTTTTTCATGTGCATGTCGGACAGGGTGCTGGTCTTTGGCGACTGCGCCGTGAATCCCAATCCCACGGCCAAAGAACTGGCGGAAATAGCCGTTGCCTCCGCTGAAACCGGCATTCAGTTCGGTGTTGAACCTCGGGTGGCCATGCTTTCCTATTCCACGGGAGAATCGGGCACCGGTTTGGAAGTGGAAAAGGTACGTGAGGCGACTATAATCGCCAAACAGATGGCTCCGAACCTGCTCATCGAAGGCCCGATCCAGTATGATGCCGCCTATGATCCGGACGTTGCCATGACCAAAATGCCGGACTCTCTGGTGGCCGGAAGAGCCACGGTGTTCATTTTTCCGGACCTGAACACCGGGAACAACACCTACAAGGCTGTCCAGCGCGCCGCCAACGCCGTGGCCATCGGCCCGGTGCTCCAGGGCCTGAACAAACCGGTGAACGATCTTTCCCGCGGCTGCACCGTGCCGGATATCGTGAACACCGTGGCCATTACCGCCATTCAGGCCCAGCACGCCTTGAAGGCGAAAACCGAATAA
- the ldhH gene encoding L-lactate dehydrogenase (quinone) large subunit LdhH, protein MQTAVKIEEYLQEVEDSLGNEFQRKALDTFAVAYRTGRANAFAGMDVKGLIKEIAQAKDESLARMDELYDQFKAKAESMGVHVHLAATAEEANQIVARIARENKCKKVIKAKSMTAEETHLNHHLEEQGLKVVESDLGEWIIQMRGEGPSHMVMPAIHLSRYQVADLFAGVTKKEQEPDIQKLVKVARRELRKEYVEADMGISGSNFAVAETGTIGLVTNEGNARLVTTLPKVHVALIGLEKLTPTLHDALRILRGLPRNATGQQITSYVTWITGANECHSAPENKKIMHVIFLDNGRKALAKDKDFSQILRCIRCGACANVCPVYRLVGGHKYGHVYIGAIGLIMTYFFHGKDKAKFLVQNCVNCGACKEVCASGIDLPRLIKEIHARIQDEDGHPTSSKLLGTVLKNRTMFHTLLKNMRWAQKPFAEREGQYIRHLPTIFIKGQDFRKLPTIADKPFRDEWESIKPVVAKPELKVALFSGCVQDFVYPEQMKAAVKVIASTGKVALDYPMKQSCCGLPVNMMGEKQTAIDVARQNVAAFDPLQYDYIMTMCASCASHLKHGYPKLLENETEMTAKVAQFADKVIDFSSFVHDVLKISSMKFARSDQKVGYHAPCHLCRGLEVRDAPRENLDMVCEYVPTTEEEVCCGFGGSYSMKFPAISKTLLAKKLADLEAGNITAVGTDCPGCVMQIRGGMKAADKPIEVKHIAELMAERLR, encoded by the coding sequence ATGCAAACCGCTGTCAAAATAGAAGAATATCTTCAGGAAGTAGAGGATTCCCTTGGCAACGAATTCCAGCGCAAGGCCCTGGACACGTTCGCCGTGGCCTACCGCACCGGCCGGGCCAATGCCTTTGCCGGGATGGACGTCAAAGGGCTGATCAAGGAGATCGCCCAGGCCAAGGACGAGTCCCTGGCCCGAATGGACGAGTTGTACGATCAGTTCAAGGCAAAGGCCGAGTCCATGGGGGTGCATGTTCATCTGGCCGCTACGGCCGAAGAGGCCAACCAGATTGTCGCGCGCATCGCCAGAGAGAACAAATGCAAGAAGGTGATCAAGGCCAAGTCCATGACCGCCGAGGAAACCCACCTGAACCACCATTTGGAGGAGCAGGGGCTGAAGGTCGTGGAATCGGATCTGGGCGAATGGATCATCCAGATGCGCGGCGAAGGGCCGTCGCACATGGTCATGCCGGCCATTCACCTTTCCCGCTACCAGGTGGCGGATCTTTTTGCCGGAGTAACCAAGAAGGAGCAGGAGCCGGATATCCAGAAACTGGTCAAGGTGGCCCGCCGGGAACTGCGCAAGGAATATGTTGAAGCGGACATGGGCATTTCCGGAAGCAATTTCGCCGTGGCCGAAACCGGAACCATCGGCCTGGTGACCAACGAGGGCAACGCCCGGCTGGTTACGACACTGCCCAAAGTACACGTGGCCTTGATCGGCCTGGAAAAGCTGACTCCGACCCTGCATGACGCCCTGCGCATCCTGCGGGGATTGCCCCGCAACGCCACGGGCCAGCAGATCACGTCATACGTCACCTGGATCACCGGCGCCAATGAGTGCCATAGCGCTCCGGAGAACAAGAAGATCATGCATGTGATCTTCCTGGACAACGGCCGCAAGGCGCTGGCCAAGGACAAGGATTTTTCCCAGATCCTGCGCTGCATCCGTTGCGGAGCCTGCGCCAATGTCTGTCCGGTCTACCGTCTGGTAGGCGGCCACAAGTACGGCCATGTCTATATCGGCGCCATCGGCCTGATCATGACCTACTTCTTCCACGGCAAGGACAAGGCGAAATTCCTGGTCCAGAACTGCGTGAACTGCGGGGCCTGCAAGGAAGTCTGCGCCTCGGGCATCGATCTGCCCCGGCTGATCAAGGAAATCCATGCCCGCATCCAGGATGAGGACGGCCATCCGACCTCATCCAAACTGCTCGGAACAGTGCTCAAGAACCGCACCATGTTCCACACCCTGCTCAAGAACATGCGCTGGGCCCAGAAGCCTTTTGCCGAGCGCGAGGGCCAGTACATCCGCCATCTGCCCACGATCTTCATCAAGGGACAGGATTTCCGCAAACTGCCGACCATCGCCGACAAGCCTTTTCGGGACGAATGGGAATCCATCAAGCCCGTGGTCGCCAAACCGGAGCTGAAGGTTGCCCTGTTCTCCGGCTGCGTCCAGGATTTTGTTTATCCCGAGCAGATGAAGGCCGCGGTCAAGGTCATAGCCTCCACCGGCAAGGTGGCTTTGGACTATCCCATGAAGCAATCCTGCTGCGGATTGCCCGTGAACATGATGGGCGAGAAGCAGACCGCTATCGATGTCGCCAGACAGAACGTCGCGGCATTCGATCCGTTGCAATACGACTACATCATGACCATGTGCGCATCCTGCGCATCACACCTCAAGCACGGCTATCCCAAGCTGTTGGAGAACGAGACGGAAATGACCGCAAAGGTCGCCCAGTTCGCGGACAAGGTCATCGACTTCAGTTCATTTGTTCACGATGTGCTAAAAATCTCCTCCATGAAGTTCGCCCGCTCCGACCAGAAGGTCGGATACCACGCACCTTGCCACCTCTGCCGAGGGCTTGAGGTCCGGGATGCTCCCCGCGAGAATCTGGACATGGTTTGTGAATATGTGCCGACAACTGAAGAAGAAGTCTGTTGCGGCTTCGGCGGCTCCTATTCCATGAAATTCCCGGCCATCTCCAAAACCCTGCTGGCCAAAAAGCTGGCCGATCTGGAAGCCGGCAACATCACGGCCGTGGGAACGGACTGCCCCGGCTGCGTGATGCAGATTCGCGGCGGCATGAAAGCCGCTGATAAACCCATCGAGGTCAAACATATCGCCGAACTAATGGCGGAAAGACTGCGATAA
- a CDS encoding FAD-binding oxidoreductase gives MITDALKKEFETTVGKDNVMTDAVDLHSYSYDSAVLEQIQPGIVVRPEQSEDLGKVVKLCNDNGLKLTVRGAGTNLSGGTIPHPGGVVCLTTALDKILEVNEEDLYAVVQPGVITAKFAAHVAAKGLLYPPDPGSQAVSTLGGNVAENAGGLRALKYGVTKDYVMGVDFFDVNGELIRTGGKTVKCVTGYNLAGLMIASEGTLGVFEKFILKLVPPPAAYKAMMAVFPDVMDASRAVAAIIANKIVPATLEFMDNFTIRTVENFRKAGLPVDAAAMLLIEVDGHPTQVEDDAAKVESICKEHKATSVRVAKDDAERNAVWQARRDALPALARVRPTTVLEDATVPRSKIPAMMEALDKIAKKYDLTIGTFGHAGDGNLHPTILTDKRDKKEWHKVESAIDEIFDEALALGGTLSGEHGIGLAKSKYMKNECGIAAIEYSRKMKSVLDPKGILNPGKILGPLLA, from the coding sequence ATGATAACTGATGCATTGAAAAAAGAATTTGAAACCACGGTGGGCAAGGACAACGTGATGACCGATGCCGTGGACCTGCATTCGTATTCCTATGACTCAGCCGTCCTGGAACAGATTCAGCCCGGAATCGTGGTTCGGCCGGAGCAATCCGAGGATCTGGGCAAAGTCGTCAAGCTGTGCAACGACAACGGCTTGAAATTGACGGTTCGCGGCGCCGGAACCAACCTCTCCGGAGGAACCATTCCTCACCCCGGCGGCGTGGTCTGCCTGACCACGGCTTTGGACAAGATTCTGGAAGTCAACGAGGAAGACCTCTACGCCGTGGTCCAGCCCGGCGTGATCACGGCCAAGTTCGCGGCGCACGTGGCGGCAAAAGGACTTCTGTACCCTCCGGATCCGGGCTCCCAGGCCGTCTCCACCCTGGGCGGCAACGTGGCCGAAAATGCCGGAGGATTACGGGCCCTGAAATACGGTGTTACAAAGGACTACGTCATGGGCGTGGACTTTTTTGACGTCAATGGCGAGCTGATACGCACCGGCGGCAAGACCGTAAAATGCGTCACCGGCTACAACCTGGCCGGCCTGATGATTGCCTCCGAAGGCACATTGGGAGTTTTCGAGAAATTCATTCTCAAGCTTGTACCGCCTCCAGCCGCCTACAAGGCCATGATGGCCGTTTTTCCGGACGTCATGGACGCCTCCCGAGCCGTGGCCGCGATCATTGCAAACAAGATCGTTCCCGCCACTTTGGAATTCATGGATAACTTTACAATCCGCACCGTGGAAAACTTCCGCAAGGCCGGCCTGCCGGTTGATGCCGCGGCCATGCTGCTGATCGAGGTGGACGGGCATCCCACCCAGGTCGAAGACGACGCTGCCAAGGTGGAAAGCATCTGCAAGGAACATAAGGCCACCAGCGTGCGTGTGGCCAAGGACGATGCCGAGCGCAACGCCGTCTGGCAGGCTCGTCGCGACGCGCTGCCGGCCCTGGCCCGGGTCCGCCCGACCACGGTTCTGGAGGACGCCACGGTTCCGCGCTCCAAAATTCCGGCCATGATGGAGGCTTTGGATAAAATCGCAAAAAAATACGACCTGACCATCGGCACCTTCGGTCATGCCGGGGATGGAAATCTGCACCCGACCATCCTCACGGATAAGCGCGACAAGAAGGAATGGCACAAGGTGGAGTCGGCCATTGACGAAATTTTCGACGAAGCACTGGCTCTGGGCGGCACTCTTTCCGGAGAACACGGCATCGGCCTAGCCAAGTCCAAGTACATGAAAAACGAATGCGGCATCGCGGCCATCGAATATTCCCGAAAGATGAAAAGCGTGCTCGACCCCAAGGGCATCCTCAATCCGGGCAAGATCCTCGGCCCCCTGCTCGCCTAA
- a CDS encoding LutC/YkgG family protein, translating to MNQEHIKLFTQKAEAVSAIVKPIGSMQEAYAYAVEVCVNKDACQLLLSGCENAISDEAADLCVAKASDKVMAAPKLVDDQYAELAAAAEKAGVKLIAEGLRDHLAGIDIGFAVADLGLAETGSLVLDSSSEDLRLSTMICEINVMVLPLSKLRATSYEAEPELLPMMQKTPNYLAFITGASRTADIERVLAIGVHGPLELHILLLEDS from the coding sequence GTGAACCAGGAACATATCAAGCTCTTTACCCAGAAAGCCGAAGCCGTTTCCGCCATTGTGAAACCCATCGGCTCCATGCAAGAGGCGTATGCCTATGCGGTGGAGGTGTGCGTGAACAAGGACGCCTGCCAGTTGCTGTTGTCCGGTTGCGAAAACGCCATCTCGGACGAGGCCGCGGACTTGTGCGTCGCCAAGGCGTCGGACAAGGTCATGGCCGCCCCGAAACTGGTGGACGATCAGTATGCGGAACTGGCCGCGGCAGCCGAAAAGGCTGGAGTCAAGCTCATTGCCGAAGGTCTGCGCGACCATCTGGCGGGGATCGACATTGGTTTTGCCGTAGCCGATCTTGGCCTGGCCGAGACCGGATCCCTGGTACTGGATTCCTCTTCAGAGGACCTGCGCCTGTCCACCATGATCTGTGAGATCAACGTCATGGTTCTTCCCCTTTCCAAATTGCGGGCGACCAGCTACGAAGCGGAGCCCGAACTGCTGCCCATGATGCAAAAGACTCCCAACTACCTGGCCTTCATCACCGGAGCCAGCCGAACAGCGGACATTGAACGTGTCCTGGCCATCGGCGTTCACGGCCCGCTGGAACTGCACATTTTGCTGCTGGAGGATAGCTGA